The segment ACCCCCTCTCGCCTCTAAAACACAGATCTGGTCAGTATCTCTCTACTCCTCCCTACTTGAGCCCCGTGCCTCTTCATGACATAAAGGAGCTCTTGCCTCCTCCCTTCCACCCACTATACCCGTGATGATCTGCTCCCCACCGCCCGGTGTCTACAGCCCTCCACGAGGTGAGCAGAACATTTCAGTTGGCTGTTTCCTCACTGTAGAGATTGGGGTTAAGAAGCACTCTGGAGTATTTTAAGATTGCTCCAGGCCTTTAGACTAGTCGTAGGATAATTGGCGTTGTGCTCAAACCTAGGTGTTTTGAGTTGAAATGCCATTCTGGTTCCATTTGAGATTGCAGGAACTGCCATTCCGTAAGTTCTTATAAAATAATTCCTTACAGAGCTTACTTCAAAATCTTTAGAATACAGCGTGATCGTGGAAGATGTAATGGACAGATCTGTGGATTAAGAGTCAGGAAACCCAAGCCGTATTCCTTCTTTGGAACTCCgttttcctcatcagtaaaatgagagaattggaGCAGATCTCTAACATTGATTCTATGGCATGCACCACATGTCTCACGGACGGACTGCACAGGCAGCCGTGGTGTGAACAGATAGAACACACTGCAGAGGTGGACTGCAGTTTAACCCTAACTcagtgtgactttgggtgagtcTCGTgtgtcctcatttataaaacaaaattctcaaaCTACCTTACCTCTCTTCAGTGGCCCTGAGGAATATGCTGGATAACGCCCAGAACATCCTGTGCATATCAGAAGTGCTCCCTGTCTTACTGTGCCCATCGTGACATTTGACTGTATTAAAAACAGCCATGGAGCCGATCCCAGGTGTCCTGCCATTGGTATGTCTTGTTCTGCATTTATCTTAAGAGTAGCCCACAGTACCAGTTCCATCTACTTCTCTCTGTCAATGACAGTGCTGGGCAGAGCTGCGTAATTTTAACGAGCCCCTTAGAGATCCTGTAACTGATTAATAAAAACTTACTGAGTGGTAGCATCAGTTTTCTAAATGAGCAACTGATTAACTGCGTATTTGAAACTGAAACTAGCAACACAATTATTTCAATTGTTGAGCTGCAGCCTGGTGACACACTGCTGCGGTGAGCGTGTTCACAAGCTCATCTTTGTGTAGGTAAACATTTAGTAAATTCCTATCCAGAGCCCACCATGTCCTAGGACTGTAAAGATGGATGCCGGGTAGGGCCTTAACAGAGGTGGGAGCAGTTTTCCGGGTGTATAGAGGGCATTTGGACAGAGGAAGCCACTTGAATAAAAGTCAATGTTGGCAAATATTCTCCAGTATGTGGTCTGAATATTGTGTGGACATGAAACACCAGGATCTTTCAAGTATTGTTTCTTGGAAAATTCCTAAATAATCTGTGGTTGTAGGAGGAATGGTATGGCTTTGGTAAGTGAGATAGACCTGCATTCAAATTTTATGTcatctatatttattcttcccatCCCTAAACCCGAATGTACTCATTACATCACTATTCCACACTTTGCTCTCTTCACTTTACATGAGTTGGAGATTGCCCAATAGTATTACATAAAGAGCATCTTCGTTCTTTTTGagtgctgtgtagtattccattacgTAGATGTACCCTAATTCACTTAACCAGTCCCCTATTTGATGGACTCTTAAGTTGTTTCTAAACTATTGTCATGTAAGCAATGGTTTAAGGGCAAACCTTGTGCACACGTCTTGCATGTATGCAAGTATTACATGTCTGTCGCACTCCATGTCAGTCACCTCCGGCCATGCTAATCTTGCTCCCCCTTGAACACAGCGTGGGGCACTCCACTGTCCAGGTCCTTTGCAGTGGCCAGTCCCCCTGCTGGGGTTGTGGATGGTCATGCAGACTTTGTTCGGATGTTATCTCGCCAGTGAGGCCTGCTGCAACCCTCCTGCTTACAGTGACAGCCTCCCGACACTCCACACAGCCTTTCCCCTGTCTTTGTCTCCCCTGCACTTACCGCTGAACGTGCTGTTGTAGCCTCAGGTTTCCGCGGAAAGCAGAGCCTGAGTAAAGGCTATGTGCTATGGGTAGTTGGTTTTAGGAAGTGATCCCAGGGAGCGGAACCAGAGGCTGGGTGGAGTGAACCAGGCCAGGAGGGAAAGCCAGTACAAGGCTGGGCTCTCCACTTGGGACTTTGTGCCCCTGGCCCCTCTGGGGAGCTGTGTAGAAAGCATCTCGGACCTGTCTTGAGGGCAGACGAGGGGAGCATCTATCCACCAACACCCATCTTCCGTTTGTCAAGGGTTGTGACAATGGGAGAGGCCTGGCCCCTGCCGTCCCTGCCTCCTTTCTTTGTCCTCCCCTACCCTCAGACTTACCTCCCAGAACAGTCCACAGGTTGTCAGTGATGACTGGGAGTCATGCTATTGGCCAGTGTCCTTGACCAAAGTAGAGTCCTAGGGCCCGTTCAGCTCTAAGGATACCCTGGGTTCCCCCAACGGTGTCCAGCAGTCTCCTGTGTAACACTCAGCACAGCGGGCCTTAACAAAGTGACCATGAAGTTTTGTTCAGTGCCTGTGTCCCACCCCAGGTGGTCAGTTCCATAAGAGCAGGACCGTGTCTGTTTCCTGCACCAtcgtattcccagtgcctagacgTAATCAGTTACTAGAGTCTATAGTACAGTAGAGGATGCTAAGGCCATGGGAAAATTACAGTGGATTGGGAgtgctgggtgggtgggcagTTTGCAGTTGAATAGTGCTGACAGGGGTAGGTCTCACTAAGAAGGAACTTGTGAGCCAAGACGGGAGGGAAGGGTTAGCAGTGAGGGTCTCGGGGAAAAAGCTCTAGACAGAGCAGAGCAAGCGCAGAGGCCTCAAGGCTGGGGAGTCTGAGGAGCAGCGGGGTGCCCATGTGGCCAGAGCAgggcagccagggagggaggcGCAGTCTGAGGGTGATGGGTCACAGAGCCGTAGAGGCCACCAGGTCAGCACACAGCCATCAGAGGGCTCTGAGTGAGGAGGGCTGCGATCTGACATACTTAGGCTCTCTCTAGGGCTGTGCCAAGAATGACCCAGGTGAGGCAAGACGGGGGCAGGGAGACCAACCAAGCACCTGCAAGGATTGAGCAAGAAGTGATGGTGGGTCGCTGAAGTGGATGTGGTGAGAAGTGACCAGACTCggggtatattttgaaggtagagccataGCTGTCTCCAGCATACTAAATGTGGGAGGGTGCGAGAGTCAAGGATGGTCCTTGTTTGGGGCATGAGcccctggaaggagggagggaagcgaGAAGGTGGTGGGTGGAGCATATCGTGCGGAGTGGGACGATTATTTTAGGCTCAGTCAGCAGTGGCATCTTCCGCCAGTCAAGAGCTTCTGCCCTGAGAGGCTGGATCAGTCGGCCTGGGTTCCGTGGATTTCTCCCGGGGGCATTTGGCAGtgagaggctggggggagggaggggcatgaGGGTGGCCAACAGGACAGTCCGAGCAGGGGAGAGAGTCCAGTGTACGGGTTCTGGTTCCTTTTCTGTCCTCCGCAGGCTTTATGGCTTCCCTGGGCCCCATCTCTCTACCTGTGAGAGTACAACTCTGTGGTCCCACCTCAGACCTGGAAAGGCCACTAAGGCAATGCTAGCTTCCAGGCTGTGCCCCATCTGCCTCTTTTGGGGGGTCCGGAGAAGGGAGAGCTGCACAGGGGTGGCCGGAGGTGGAGGAGGCGCCCATGCACGGAGAGACGGCTTCCTTCAGACCCCCACGGCTGCGAGGCAGCTCCCCTGTCCGCCTCCGCTGCTGGCCCCACGTTCACAGCTCCTGGGACTCTGACTTAGCTGCTGAAAGGGGATTTTAGACAAGGACCATCCTGTGGGCACCGATGGGTGGGCTCTCTAGGTCCTACAGAGGGAGGAGACCCATCTTTATTGAGGGGTGCAGTATGTAAGCAGGCTACTCAAGAGGCATGAGCACGTGGAGATATTATTacccctattttacaggtgaggaaacagaagttcagagaggttaagaaacttgcctaaggtcacacaggtacTGATAGGGCTGGTGTTCACCCCAAACATATCGGTTTCAGGGTTCTTGCTCCatgttacattatttttctccacCTTAGATGATAGAACCCTCTCTTTCTAGAAATAGTTTAATCAATACATTGTTGGTTCATATTGTGATCATCTCTAATTTCAGGCAAAAGTTACTTTTCAAGAAGGTTGAACTTAAAAACGTATGTGTTATGGAACCACGTTTATTACCGTGTTCACCAGAGAATCCTGTCGTTGCCACTGGATGTCTATTCCCCCTCCTGCGAAATGAGAGAAGACGAAGTTCAGAGAGGGGAGGATgcacgaggaggaggaggatggacgGTGgcggggtgaggggctggggcatGGTGGTGAGAGGGGCTGGGCAGCTGCAGGGGGTGAGgggatgggaaaggagagaggatttTAAGGTAGACTATGTCTGTGGACTCATTTAAAGTCATTTAAGACGTGAGTAAACAATGAACCCCCTTTAATTTACTTGTGGCTGTTTAACTTGTTGATAAAACATGAGGGGCTCTGAGCCCCTAAGAGCAACGTGCATAAGGAGAGACGTGATTGATTGGATGGCCTGACAGCTCTGGCGACGGAGAGTGGAAAGGTATCTCTGTTCTTGCTTCGCCCACAGGGAGGCGCCGTGTCAGCGCTCTCCCATCAGACAAACCTGGAGAGGCTTAGATGCAGTGAAAGGACGACAAGGTGCATTATTGCCAGAATAGCCGTCAAGCGGTTGGTGTGAGGCCTGCCAAGTTCCCCTTGCCTACAACCTCACTTCTCACGTTACGGAGAGTGCTTAAGGACAGGCACACAGTAcagtacatttttaaagagcAGGTTTACAAACTATAAATACGTTACCAAATTGTCTGCCAGATAATTTATACGTGTGCAGGGAAAAAATGCTGAAAGGATAAACACCAATAGGTCAAGACTGGTTATCTCTGGGGAGTGGAATTAGGGAGACTAAAATGTTCTTCACACACTTTTTTACAATGACCATTGTTTGGATTGTGAGGTAAGTTTTatgattagaaaagaataaaatgatcttGCTCAGAGTGGGCAAACCGGGCGGCCTGCCTGCCGCGTGAGCACTCTCCTGCTGAGGTTCACTTCGTTCTGGGTCTGCGATGCCAAGAGCGCTCGTCTGGGATCGGGAGGCCTGGTCCCGGTCTGCTGGCTGTGATGTGTCCTCAGGCTCTTCCCCCGCTCCCTGTCCACGTCCCagcacatgcacatgcatgcacaggcacacacactctTCCACTGCTCGCACACACATGCACGGCCATGCTCGGTAACGTGAGTCTTACCAGAAACACTTCCCATCGTGAAACGAACCCAACTGCTGCTCTGGGGAGGTGCCGGGGGTGAACCAGGGTTATGGAAAGAGCCTGGTCCACGAGTCAAGGGCTCTCATCCCGCCCCAGACCCTGGCCCACACCCCCGGTCCGTGTGGCCCGTGGGATCCCTGAGGGGCGCAGCTGCATGAGACCCGAGCAGTTTCATCCATcgctctcattttacagatgggaaaagggGTGATTGACCAAGTCCTTTGTTAACCTAGAGAGAGGTCCTGCAGCCTCCTCCAGAATAGTGACGCTATTAACAATATAGACATCACATAACAATAGCTGACAGCCAGGGACTGTTCTGAGTACTTTATGAACACTAACTTTTTAAATCTTCACTACAGTCTTATGAGCTAGGGATTCTGATATCTCCATTTTGCATGGGGTGATTTGACGGGatctggaagcacagagagggagtAATGTGCCAAAGCTGCACAGCCATCAGTGGTGGAGCAGTGAATGGAGCCCAGGCTGTTCTGGAACCACCTCTACTGCCTCTTAGAGAAGAATCCTGATCCAACGTGGGACCCTAAGCTAACGGGTGCCCCCCAGATCTGGACAGGTGACTACTGTCTGGGGACCAGTCCTGGCAGAGCCCCACCATCACCTGTGGCCACCAGAGGGACAGCTGCGTCCTGGGCCTGCACAGAAGTTCTGGGCCAGCAGTTCCCTGGAGTCAGGACGGCTGGGACCACAGGATGTGGCACTCTTCTCAGGCATCAGCAGAGGGGGCCGCAGGGCTGGGGTTGGCCAGCAGCTGCAGCCCTGCAAGGGACCCATACAGTGCAGACAACTGTGGCACCACATCAGGGTCCCAGAGGAGCTGGTGGCCGGGTCCCTGCAGCTCCAGCCCACAGCTCTCCGCCAGGCTCAGGGTGAGGGCCGCGTCCTCGCTCTGTAGCGATGAGAGGACTTCccgtgggagggagaagggtgttTCCTCCATCTGATTGAAGTTTGCCTCTAAGATGCTCTCCACCTGCAAAGAACCACCTAGAATGAACAGGCAGGTCTCCCAGCCCCTGGATCGGCGGAACCCCGCTGTGGATGGGAGTCTGGGGCCTCCTCTCCCCAGCACATCCCAGCCTCAGCCTCGTGGCCTTGCTCCCTGCAGGACTGGGGTCCCAGGTAGTGTACCCTGACACTGCCCTTCCCGCACTGGCTGGAGTCAGAGGTTCTGACACTCCTAGTGCTGCCAGGCTCTGGGCACACTGTTCTGCCTAGAGACCCATCCCTGTCTTTCCGTCTGAACAGTGTGGAGGTGTCACCCCTCTGGGAAATGCTCGAGCCCCATCGTCGGTGCCCCCACAGCCGCCCATGCCAGCTAAATCAGGCCCTGTCTGTAACCACCTGCCTGCGCGTCTCCTTGACCAGACTGCGAGGGGTGGGGCTGCCCCTTTCACCTTCGTATTCTCAGACCCTAGCTGAGGGCCTGGCACAAGGTAGGGATGCAACACGGTCAGTGAACAAACACGCACAGGACTGAGTGTGGCCCACCCAGTAGAGGCTGCGCGGGCCTGGGGTCTTGGGGGTCAGAGCCCAGCGTGCGTGCTCTctgtgggtgggggctgggtaaAGGGGCTGACAAAGGGCTCTCAAGGGATTGGGGACTGGATACCCCAACCAACCACTTGGTGTTTCCCCAGATGTCCCCCTCAACAGTACCTCCCAGGCTCTCACCAGCTCCAGCTGCCGAGGCAGGATCCTTCTCTCCAGGGACTGGGCCAGCAGGCAACGCTGGGTGTCGCTCAGCACTGGGGAGAGATGGGGGTTGAGGCACCCGTGTGTCTCCTTGTAGGCCCTGGGAACCCCAGGAGGAAGGCCTTGGATGTTGGAGCCGTAAAGCCAGGAGAAGCCCCACTAGGTACCTCTGGGGCCGACTTTCCCGAGAAGGTTCTGGCTGCCTGCCCTAGAAGTGCCGAGCGGTCTCAAGTTAACTGgcgcccctcccaccccctcagtCTCCCTGAAACACAGTCAGTTAAGGCTGTAACACTTCCACTTCACAAAGGGCTGTCACATGTCTTAGTGCATCTGCTGGCCCAGCGGCGGTGCCAGCTCATCATTAACCAGGAAAATGGTGGCTCCTCGTTCTGTGAGTGGCAGAACTAGGATGAGAAGAACCCAGGTCGGCCTGATCCTGAACACAAAGCTCCGACTTCGAACAGCATCATCTTTCCAGCCCCGCGGGGCAGGCCCAGCCTGACTGGCACGTCTGCATCTTAAGCTCCTTGTCACACGTGGGGAGGGAACTCAGGGAGGCTGGGCACCTATGTGTGCAGACACGTGTTCAAGGGAGCGGGCATGTGGGTAATACAGACAGTAACTCTTGTTTTCTTGGAATGGACATTTCTGGAGGGGGGGAGATTAATGACAAATGATTAATAGAgtgacagaagaaaggaagaaagtggagGAGACAAGTGGAAAGGGGActgcagggtgggggagggcgcTCATGGCGAGGCCTGCAGGAAGCAGTGGCCTCTCCGTGTCAGGGGCGGGTCCGAGGACCTGCTGGTCGGCAGGGCTGGTGGTCGGAGAAAGCACTGGACCCGTGGAACCTGCCAGGTGCCTGTCCATCACCAAATCTGATTGCCAAGGGGCCTGCATTTGTGACTGCCTGCTGCTCACTTCTGGCCCCCAAATCTCAGGCCGGTTCCTCTTTTGGGTGATTCTCACCCAGAACTATACAgggaaggggattctgggaaacaAGGACGCCACTTCCCAAGGTGACAACAGCAGCCCGGTCCAGTCTTCCAACGATCTTCTGCCACGCGCTGCCCACGAGCGGGGAGGATACACCAGCACTGGCGCTCCGCAGCGCCAATGGGCTGGAGCCTCAGGGGGCCTCCCTGTGCCCTCTTCCTCCCAACCCCAGTCCCGGGGCACCCCTCTTACCCACTAGCGCTCCAAGAACGCAGAGGATGGCCCGGCCTTTCGAGGTCGACAGGCTGCCCGAGGGGTCCTGGAGGGTGCTTAGGATGCAGGCCCCAGGGCCGCCCAGCTGTGCCGGCACTCCAGTGTCCAGGGCCTGCTCCAGCTGCAGGGGAGTGGCAAGGAGAGGCAGGCTTGggtctcccctctgccctctgtccaCGCACTTCACCATCCAAGCacccattccccaccccctggCACCCTGTCCCCTCATGTCACCAATGAGACTGGGACGAGCCTGGGTTCCATGCCAGCAATGCTGAGCCAGGGTCCCTCCTCTGGGCTTCAGTGAGCAAATGCTTGGGAGAGTCTGATGCACTAGCTGGCACAGGGCTGTGCCCACTTACCACGGGGCCATCCAAGATTGTGCGCCACCAAGACCCAGAGCACATCCCATTCCTGCCTCTCGttgccctgccccaccctgccctggatcccagccccccaccccgggTCTGGCCCATGGGCCCCTGACCGTGTCCTCGAGCTCCTGCAGTGCCTGAGAGTCCTTGAGCAGCTCTTGGAGGGCATCCAGCAGTGTGTGCCGCAGCCCAGGGAGCAGCGTGGCCATGTCCTGCAGCTGGGCACCCACCTGCCTCTGCAGGCCCTGGAAGTTGGGCTCCTCGTCTAGGGTCCAGCCTGTAGAGACAGGTGGTGGGCACTTGTGGGCTCCCATGCCCGGgcccctgcccagggccagccaGACCCCAGGTGACCTCAGCCTGACAGGGAGGTCATCATGTCACAGACCTTGGCTGATGAAGCTCCTACCTCATGCAGAGTGTTCATTTATGTGCTCACTTCTCCTTCGTTCCTTTGTTCcttcaataagtgtttattgaatgcctaccacATATCAGGTCCCAGCCACGGGTCTTATCCTTGCCTTTTCCCACATCCCCCTCACCCCCCCATCACTTAccccagctcagggccaatgcTTCAGCCAGAAGGAGAAGAGCCACTTCAGGGTCTGCTCTGGGTCAGTTCCTTAGAACCCTTGCACTTGGCTCCATCCTGCCCAGCGGCCCCGCTGGGATAGCTAAGCCAGGGCTTCCCACTGTCTAAATACCACCGcagcagggtggggtgggtggatCCAGCAGCGCCCAGACACCCCTGCCTTCCTACTCCCATCCTGTTAACAATGCAAACTGCCTCCTGAGAAGCCTCCAGGTACCCAATGCCATCCAAACATCATGACCGGTCCTCCTGACCTGGCGAGACAATGCCACCCTCCCTTTGTGTGGGTGGGAAATGAAGGCTGGTATGCGGGGAGCTGGAGCTGAAGCAGGTGAGCGCCTCCCCTGCTCACCATCCTTCTACCCACAGCCTCTCTCCAGTTCTCCTGGTTCATCTCTATCCCCCTGGGAGAGAGCACACAGCCCTCCCTGTGCCTGGAGTGACTCTGTGGTGGAGGGAAGGGACCACAAGAATGTCAGGGCATTCTCTATGGGAGGCGGTGATTTCTGGCTGGGGTTATGGGCCTGGGTGGGGGCCACTTACCTCCGCCAGTGTCTCTGCAGAGCTTGCCTTCAGGCAGGTACAGCACAGCTGTGTGGGAGCACAGGTAGGGAAGACATGAGTGtctgagaggaaggcagagaatcAACGATTATGGAGCTCCTTGGTGTGCCAGGCACGGAGCCAGGGACCTCACAGCTCATCTCCTGTGGCCTCACAGCCTCTCTATGGACAGGCAGCAGAAACCCCTTTACAGACGAGGATGCTGAAGCTTCAGACATTAGGTGACGTCCCCAGGGCCACATATATGGCAAAGGGCAAATCCACCACTCAAACCTCAGTGCATTGGACTCTCAAGTTTGTGCTCtttccaggagggcaggggtggcTGTCTGgatcttcctccttctccccacccaaGCCACAGATCCAGGGGGCCAGAGTAGAGCCTCCAGAGGGGCCTCACCCTAGGCTCAGTGTCCAGCCCCATCTCTGGTCTGCAGGGCTCTGGGCTGAAGCACTGACAGGTGAGCAAAACCCACTGCCTCCCGCTGGCCACCCCTGGGCCATGGATGGGCAGGACCACTCCGGGTCCGCAGGAATCTTTGTGCTAATTACCTGACAGGACCCTTCCTCCAGCCGAGAGCAGCCCCACCCCAGGACAAGCGGCACAGCTGGGCTCTGAGCCCTCCCTGACTGCTGACCTCAGCAGCCCTCTAGGAAAGTCAAGTCCTCTTAGGAGCTGCTGGAATGCGGGCCTGGCCGGCTGATTGCTCAGGCCAAGGGGGAaacagcttctctttctctcttcctggccCACACTTGGAAgtagcccctccccctccctcagccctcctGGATGGACAGTCCCgtctcccctgctcctccagcctccactTACCCCAGCGATCCCCCTCGATCTCCAGCTGCAGCACCCTATAGGCCAGGACAGTGCCCCTCGGGACGGTCACCGTCTTCTCCTTGGCCATGTGGCTCTGACCCTGGAgctaggagggaggcagggagaacagGACATCCGGTCCACACAGGGTTCTAGGAGCTGCAGGAAGGGGTCTTGGGGCAGACAGGAGCCCGGGATGGGAGGAGACCTGGGAGGAGGAGCTACAAGGGTCTCTTGACGATCAGGGGCTGCAGAGgttggaggggagaggaagaccCAAAGGCTGGGGACAGGGCACACTTAGGCACAGCAAGAATAGCATTTTGCAAAATATGTTGCAGATATTTCCAGGAAAAACCCCAAGGCATTCTGGGATCAAAGCACTACACACGGGCATGGGAAAAGCTCCACAGAGCCCCACGATGAAGAAACGGGCTTCATTTTATCTCACTCAGCACCGCCCGGAGTGTGGAGTGTTCACTTTGAGACACGCTGAGCTGGAGTCATGAGGCATTGCAGCTGGATAACCTCCAATGGCCACTACGTGATCCTCCCTCACTTGACAGGTGGAAACCGTGGCACAGAGAGGGGAGCACTCCTGGAAGCTGGGACTCCAGAACTGGGACCGGTGGTGCACTGTTATCACCCCACTTCCACAGGGAAAGTGCTATTTAAAGTCATAGTAACAGAACGAGGCACATGGCTGTCCTGAACAAAGACCACGAATCCCAGCTCCTTTGCAGCTAGATGTGGCCACATAACCAAGTTCTGGCAAAAGTGAGCAAAAGTGGCGTGTGCaagtccttctctccctcctgcaggCTGGAAGGTGGACACAGTAACTGGAGCTACAGTAGCATCTTGGACATGAGGGGGAAGCCATAAATTGAGGGTGGCAGAGTGACAAAACGAAAGAGTTAGGTCTCTAATCACTACTATCTGTCAGGACAGCCCTGAGGCTCCTATCTGGACTTTGATATTAAGAGAGAAAGCCGTTTCTTGTTTAGAGCCACCGTCATTTTAGCTTTTCCATCACTCACCACTAGTGACTAACTGTCCTGGTTTTCCCAGGACTCTCCTGTTTTCGCCCTGAAAGTTCTGTGTCCCAGGAAAGCCCTAGTCTCGGGCACACTAGGAAGGCTGGTCACCCTACATGGAACCAACGACCTGGAGTCTCTATGTAGAAAGGATCAACAGCAAATCGCTTTATCCCAAGATGGCTCCCTACTCCCC is part of the Equus quagga isolate Etosha38 chromosome 16, UCLA_HA_Equagga_1.0, whole genome shotgun sequence genome and harbors:
- the LOC124228167 gene encoding gasdermin-A-like — translated: MSSLFVRDTKSLVRELGRRGELVPVDSLTSALHLRPFCLVRKKLRRHPWPWDTPLIPTVFTLMDVLEPDSPVPEVSRSEPIHIQEVVAGAVTGAVSVSPGLQGKVMGSSGVTRTTTLVVQTLWVSPHTWETLVEKRKLRTPRPSFFRELQNRKERESLYVVTEAVETMQDTTHQSSSNAVGAGQLSLLGLSHLQLQGQSHMAKEKTVTVPRGTVLAYRVLQLEIEGDRWAVLYLPEGKLCRDTGGGWTLDEEPNFQGLQRQVGAQLQDMATLLPGLRHTLLDALQELLKDSQALQELEDTLEQALDTGVPAQLGGPGACILSTLQDPSGSLSTSKGRAILCVLGALVVLSDTQRCLLAQSLERRILPRQLELVRAWEVESILEANFNQMEETPFSLPREVLSSLQSEDAALTLSLAESCGLELQGPGHQLLWDPDVVPQLSALYGSLAGLQLLANPSPAAPSADA